From the Equus przewalskii isolate Varuska chromosome 19, EquPr2, whole genome shotgun sequence genome, one window contains:
- the LOC103545518 gene encoding butyrophilin subfamily 3 member A2-like isoform X1, translating into MEMPGEKLQRELSWRKGKKVDEQTVNINGELLIPFILWAVIFRWDCQGMKMANSLHILLLDLLVCVILVQLLTPCSAQFAVVGSSGPILALMGEYADLPCHLSPKMSVEIMDLIDDITEGKATLRIYDVRASDRGRYQCYFQDENFSENAIMELKVADPFWRTWPWITALVGTLSILLLILTGMGYFLWRQQKEKEREQVEEKEIDISPGREPKALAQGKVPPKTSTPPHPAHPPLHWVICKVYFPEVLPVPSPYQ; encoded by the exons aGCAGACTGTTAACATTAACGGAGAACTATTGATTCCCTTCATTCTGTGGGCTGTGATCTTCAGATGGGACTGTCAAGGG ATGAAAATGGCAAATTCCCTACACATCCTTCTGCTTGACCTCCTTGTCTGCGTCATCTTGGTCCAGCTGCTTACCCCTTGTTCAG CTCAGTTTGCTGTGGTTGGATCCTCTGGGCCCATCCTGGCCCTCATGGGTGAATATGCTGATCTGCCCTGTCATCTTTCCCCGAAGATGAGCGTGGAGATCATGGATCTGAT AGACGACATCACTGAAGGGAAGGCCACTCTCCGAATTTATGACGTCAGAGCCTCTGACAGAGGGAGATACCAGTGTTATTTCCAAGATGAAAACTTCTCTGAAAATGCCATAATGGAGCTGAAGGTTGCAG ACCCCTTCTGGAGGACCTGGCCCTGGATCACAGCCTTGGTGGGGACACTGTCCATCTTGCTGCTGATTCTTACTGGGATGGGTTACTTCCTGTGGCgacagcagaaggagaaagagagagagcaagtggaagaaaaggaaatagatatCAGCCCAGGGAGGGAACCTAAGGCACTGGCGCAGGGGAAGGTGCCCCCAAAGACCTCAACCCCTCCCCATCCTGCACATCCACCCCTGCACTGGGTCATTTGTAAGGTTTATTTTCCAGAGGTACTTCCCGTTCCATCTCCGTATCaataa
- the LOC103545518 gene encoding butyrophilin subfamily 3 member A2-like isoform X2: protein MEMPGAKMKMANSLHILLLDLLVCVILVQLLTPCSAQFAVVGSSGPILALMGEYADLPCHLSPKMSVEIMDLIDDITEGKATLRIYDVRASDRGRYQCYFQDENFSENAIMELKVADPFWRTWPWITALVGTLSILLLILTGMGYFLWRQQKEKEREQVEEKEIDISPGREPKALAQGKVPPKTSTPPHPAHPPLHWVICKVYFPEVLPVPSPYQ from the exons CAAAGATGAAAATGGCAAATTCCCTACACATCCTTCTGCTTGACCTCCTTGTCTGCGTCATCTTGGTCCAGCTGCTTACCCCTTGTTCAG CTCAGTTTGCTGTGGTTGGATCCTCTGGGCCCATCCTGGCCCTCATGGGTGAATATGCTGATCTGCCCTGTCATCTTTCCCCGAAGATGAGCGTGGAGATCATGGATCTGAT AGACGACATCACTGAAGGGAAGGCCACTCTCCGAATTTATGACGTCAGAGCCTCTGACAGAGGGAGATACCAGTGTTATTTCCAAGATGAAAACTTCTCTGAAAATGCCATAATGGAGCTGAAGGTTGCAG ACCCCTTCTGGAGGACCTGGCCCTGGATCACAGCCTTGGTGGGGACACTGTCCATCTTGCTGCTGATTCTTACTGGGATGGGTTACTTCCTGTGGCgacagcagaaggagaaagagagagagcaagtggaagaaaaggaaatagatatCAGCCCAGGGAGGGAACCTAAGGCACTGGCGCAGGGGAAGGTGCCCCCAAAGACCTCAACCCCTCCCCATCCTGCACATCCACCCCTGCACTGGGTCATTTGTAAGGTTTATTTTCCAGAGGTACTTCCCGTTCCATCTCCGTATCaataa
- the LOC103545518 gene encoding butyrophilin subfamily 3 member A2-like isoform X3: MKMANSLHILLLDLLVCVILVQLLTPCSAQFAVVGSSGPILALMGEYADLPCHLSPKMSVEIMDLIDDITEGKATLRIYDVRASDRGRYQCYFQDENFSENAIMELKVADPFWRTWPWITALVGTLSILLLILTGMGYFLWRQQKEKEREQVEEKEIDISPGREPKALAQGKVPPKTSTPPHPAHPPLHWVICKVYFPEVLPVPSPYQ; the protein is encoded by the exons ATGAAAATGGCAAATTCCCTACACATCCTTCTGCTTGACCTCCTTGTCTGCGTCATCTTGGTCCAGCTGCTTACCCCTTGTTCAG CTCAGTTTGCTGTGGTTGGATCCTCTGGGCCCATCCTGGCCCTCATGGGTGAATATGCTGATCTGCCCTGTCATCTTTCCCCGAAGATGAGCGTGGAGATCATGGATCTGAT AGACGACATCACTGAAGGGAAGGCCACTCTCCGAATTTATGACGTCAGAGCCTCTGACAGAGGGAGATACCAGTGTTATTTCCAAGATGAAAACTTCTCTGAAAATGCCATAATGGAGCTGAAGGTTGCAG ACCCCTTCTGGAGGACCTGGCCCTGGATCACAGCCTTGGTGGGGACACTGTCCATCTTGCTGCTGATTCTTACTGGGATGGGTTACTTCCTGTGGCgacagcagaaggagaaagagagagagcaagtggaagaaaaggaaatagatatCAGCCCAGGGAGGGAACCTAAGGCACTGGCGCAGGGGAAGGTGCCCCCAAAGACCTCAACCCCTCCCCATCCTGCACATCCACCCCTGCACTGGGTCATTTGTAAGGTTTATTTTCCAGAGGTACTTCCCGTTCCATCTCCGTATCaataa